DNA sequence from the Solirubrobacterales bacterium genome:
GACTTCGTACTCGACTACCTGTCGGCCGCCTCGATCGCCGCCACGCACCTCTCCCGGATCGGCTCGGAACTGGTGATCTGGTCCTCGACCGAGTTCTCTTTCTGCCGGATCGCCGAGCCTTTCACCTCCGGTTCCTCGATCATGCCGCAGAAGCAGAACCCGGACTCGGCCGAGCTGCTGCGGGCCAAGGCGCCCCGGGTGATCGGGGACTTCACCACCCTGCTCGGAGTGATGCACGCCCTGCCGCTCACCTACGGCAAGGACATGCAGGAGGACAAGGAACCCTTCTTCGATGCCGCCGACACGATCGAGGGGATCCTCGACATGACCGCGGGGATCTGCGAGGGCATCAGCTTCAGCCGGGAGCGGCTGCTGGAGGCCTCCCGCGACGAGATGCTGGCCGCGACCGAGATCGCCGATCTGCTGGTCCGGCGCGGTGTCCCGTTCCGTGAGGCCCACGGTGTCGTCGGGGATCTGGTTCGGCAGTGCGTCGCCGAGAACCGCAGACTCTCCGAGCTGACCCGGGAGGAGATCGCATCCCGTTCACCTGAACTGGACGAGGAGTACTACGAGGTGCTCGAGCACGGTAGTTGGCTCGAATCAAAGGTCAGCGAAGGCGGCACATCGAGTGTCAGCCTTGATCGTCAGATCAAGTTGGCCGAGTCCCGGTTGGACGTGATCTGAACCCGGGTCAGCCGGGACTCGCGCCGCCGGTTCCCACTCCGCCACCCGCGTTGCCGGGCGTAGTAGGTGCCGGGGTGGGGTCCGGCGCTGGAGCCGGAGCCGGGGTCTCGGCCGGCGGGGCAACCGGAGCCGGCGCCGGAGCCGGTTCCGGCGTGGTGGCTTCCGGAACATAGGTATCGGTGGGCGGAGCGACATAGTCGCCGGTTCCGTCCGTGGTGGTCCCGGTGTCGGCCTCGAGACCGGCAGCCTCCGCGGCCCGTTCGGCCGTGCGGTTGGCCTCGATGGACTGCCAGGCCTCGATCACCCGGGCCCAGATGATCGCCGGGAAGGTACCTCCGTCGACCGGACTTCCCCCGTACTCGGTCAACATCTGCTTGTAACCCTCGGCGTAGCCGACCCAGACGCAGGCGGTGACCTCGGTGATCCCGCCGCAGAACCAGGCGTTCGAGTTGTTCTCCGTGGTTCCGGTCTTGCCCCACTGGGACTCATCGCCGATGTTGGCGTTCTTGCCGGTGCCGGAGGTGACCACCTGGTGGAGGATTCCCTTGGCCGTGGAGGCGACCTCGGGGTCGAGCACCCCGGTGCTCATCACCTCGTTCTTGCCGCCCCGGATCGTCTTGCCCTGCTCGTCGCTGACCTTGGTGAAGGAGACCGGCGAGTCGCCGGGGTCGGGGGCCAGGGTGCCACTGACCCGCCGCCCGTCGTTGCCGAGGGTCGAGAAGGCGTAAGTCCACTGGAGCGGGGTTACCTCGGAAGTGCCGAGGACCATCGCCGGGTTGGTCGAGATCGGATCGCTCACGCCCATCCTGTGAATCGTCCGGGCGATCGCTTTCGGCCCGCCCTTGATCGTCTCGATGCCGAGCTGGGCGTAGACCGAGTTGTCCGAATTGATCGTGGCGCTGACCAGATCGCTGGTGCCGGCGTAGCTGTCGCCGTAGTTCGAGACCGAGTAGGGCTCCCGGTGCCATCGCTTCTTGCCGTCTTTGCCCTTGACCTTCCATTTGCGCCAGAAGATCTGCGGCGCGGATTCGAAGGTGGTGTAGGGCGAGATCCCCTGCTTCAGCGCGGTCAGCAGCACGAACGGCTTGATTGTCGAGCCCGGCTGGCGGAATCCCTGGGTGGCGAGGTTGAACGGGGCGGTTTCGTAGTCGGGACCGGCCACCATTGCATCGATCGTGGCGTCCTTGTTGTTGATGATCACGACCGAGGCGGTTGGACCGACCCCTCCGAGCGTGCTGTCGACCGCATTCTGGGCGGCGGCCTGAACCTCCAGGTCGAGTGAGGTCTTCACCTTCAGGCCACCGAAGAAGGTGCGGCCGGCGCCGAATCGGTCGACCAGCTGCTGGCGAACCCAGGATGTGTAGTACGGCGCCTTCGAGTCGAGCGGGGGCAGCTTGATGTCGTCATCGGCCGGAAGTGCTTCCGCCGTGGCTTCCTCGTACTGATCGTTGGTGATGTACCCCTGATCCAGCATCTTGCCGAGCACGATGTTGCGGCGGGTGAGGGCGGCATCCGGGTCGTTCTTCGGGTCGTATCCCCAGGGGTTCTGGATGATTCCGGCCAGCAACGCGGCTTCGGCCGGGGCGAGCAGGGCCGCGCAGGGAGACTCCTCGGTTCCGCAACCCGGGTGGGCCTCGCCGAAGTAGGTCCGTGAGGCGGCCTCGATCCCGTACGCACCGGCACCGAAATAGACCGTGTTCAGATACTCGGTGAGAATCTTGTCCTTGGTCCACTCCTGCTCGATGTGGTACGCGAGCGACATTTCGCGCACCTTCTGGAACACGGTTCGATCGTTCTGTGCCTCGAGCGCCTGCTTGACCAGCTGCTGGGTGACGGTGGACGCTCCCTGCTTGGCACTGCGGGTGATCACATCCTGCATCAGGGCTCGACCGAGCCCCTTGAAGTCGATCCCGCGATGCTCGTAGAACCGTTCGTCCTCGATCGAGACCACCGCGTTCTTCATGTTCGGGGAAATCTGGTCGGGGCGGAGCAGGGTGCGATTCTGATTCGAACTGAGCGTCCCGATCAGCTCCCCCTGGCTGTCGGTGACCACGGTGTTCTTGGCCGCCTTGAACTGCGCGTACTTCTCGATCGCCGGCAGATCCTGCGAGACCGCCATGACCATGCCGAAGAAGGCGGAGAACAGGCCGAGCAGACCCAGCCCGAGCATGATGAAGAGAATCCGCAACTTCTTGATTTTCGGCTTGCTCCGGGGTGGTTCCGGGGTCGGGAGGGTGGCGACACCCACCGGGGGCCGACCGTCCCAGCCGGATCCCCCCTCGCCGCCCGGGGGCGGCGGAATCGGTATTACCGCTCCCGGCTGGTCCTCCGCCGACTTCCGCCGCCACGGACGTGGCAGGCGAAGGCGTCGGACCCTTCTCGTGAAGGCCCCCTTGTCACCGTTTCCACCGGACGTTCGGGCAGAGCCTTTTCGTTGCTTCCGACGGCTGGTTCGACTCTCGGCGCTGTCGCTCCGGTCACGGCTGCCTCTTGGCGGTCGCAGGACCGATTCAGCCCGATCGGATCCCGCGGAACGCCGGTCGCCGTCATCCGGCTGCCCGGCGTGATCGGGAACGTGACCGTTTGCTCCGGGTGCGGATCCCGGCCGGGTATCTGTCTTCTTGGAGGACATGTGCTCGCTGATGGACGAGAGCGGGGCAGAGCCCCCTGAAACGCACGGCCAGATGGGGGTAAGGGAAGCCTGAACGACCGGACCGCGTCGCTCAGTCTAGCATTCAGGACGTGGGCATCAAGGAAAACGGGGATGAGGATACCGTCGGGGAGAACTGGCTCGAAGAGTCGAGCGAACTCGGCCGGAACTCGGTCGAGGCACTGCCGGAGGGCGCTCTTGCCCGTCAACTCGCGCTGAAACGTCCGCTGCGGGTCAAGCTGGGGATCGATCCGACAGCACCCGACATCCACCTCGGCCACACGGTGGTTCTCAACAAGTTGCGTCAGTTCCAGGATGCCGGCCATCAGGTGGTCCTGATCATCGGTGACTACACGGCGCGGGTCGGAGATCCGAGCGGCCGTTCCGACCAGCGACCGGTTCTCTCTCCCGAGCAGATCGATGCGAATGCCGCCACCTTCCAGGACCAGGCATTCCGGGTCCTGGACCGCGAACGCACCGAGATCCGGTTCAACAGCGAATGGCTCCGGATGGAACCCGACGAGCTTTTCGGGCTGATGGCCCGGGTGACCGTCGCCCGGCTGCTTGAACGGGACGACTTCCAGAAGCGCATGGCAGCAGCGGAGCCGATTTCGGCCCTTGAACTCCTGTACCCGCTGCTTCAGGGGTACGACTCGGTGGCGATCAAGGCCGACGTCGAACTCGGCGGAACCGACCAGAAGTTCAACCTGCTCTTCGGCCGCGACGTCCAGAACTCCTTCGGCATCGCGCCCCAGTCGGTGATGACCATGCCGATTCTTCCGGGCACCGACGGGGTGCGCCGGATGTCGAAGTCAACCGGGAACTACATCGGCGTCACCGACCCGCCGCCGGAGATGTTCGGCAAGGTGATGAGCGTCCCCGACACCTGCCTGCCCGAGTACTGGAGTCTCCTCCTCGGGGAGAGCGCGCCCGGGGATCTGGACCCGAACCAGTCGAAGCGGACCCTCGCGAAACGGCTCGTCGACCGCTTCCACGGAGCCGGCGAGGGAGCAGACGCCGAGGAGGCCTTCAACCGGGTTTTCGTGCGTCGGGAGATGCCGCGGGAGATCGAGGAGTATCGGCTGGCGGACACAGGCGAGGTTCACCTGCCCGCCATTCTCGCCGATGCCTTCGGAGTTTCCCGGAGTGAGGCCCGGCGTCTGCTGGTCCAGGGCGGGGTACGTCGTGACGGCGAGGT
Encoded proteins:
- a CDS encoding transglycosylase domain-containing protein yields the protein MGVATLPTPEPPRSKPKIKKLRILFIMLGLGLLGLFSAFFGMVMAVSQDLPAIEKYAQFKAAKNTVVTDSQGELIGTLSSNQNRTLLRPDQISPNMKNAVVSIEDERFYEHRGIDFKGLGRALMQDVITRSAKQGASTVTQQLVKQALEAQNDRTVFQKVREMSLAYHIEQEWTKDKILTEYLNTVYFGAGAYGIEAASRTYFGEAHPGCGTEESPCAALLAPAEAALLAGIIQNPWGYDPKNDPDAALTRRNIVLGKMLDQGYITNDQYEEATAEALPADDDIKLPPLDSKAPYYTSWVRQQLVDRFGAGRTFFGGLKVKTSLDLEVQAAAQNAVDSTLGGVGPTASVVIINNKDATIDAMVAGPDYETAPFNLATQGFRQPGSTIKPFVLLTALKQGISPYTTFESAPQIFWRKWKVKGKDGKKRWHREPYSVSNYGDSYAGTSDLVSATINSDNSVYAQLGIETIKGGPKAIARTIHRMGVSDPISTNPAMVLGTSEVTPLQWTYAFSTLGNDGRRVSGTLAPDPGDSPVSFTKVSDEQGKTIRGGKNEVMSTGVLDPEVASTAKGILHQVVTSGTGKNANIGDESQWGKTGTTENNSNAWFCGGITEVTACVWVGYAEGYKQMLTEYGGSPVDGGTFPAIIWARVIEAWQSIEANRTAERAAEAAGLEADTGTTTDGTGDYVAPPTDTYVPEATTPEPAPAPAPVAPPAETPAPAPAPDPTPAPTTPGNAGGGVGTGGASPG
- the tyrS gene encoding tyrosine--tRNA ligase — protein: MGIKENGDEDTVGENWLEESSELGRNSVEALPEGALARQLALKRPLRVKLGIDPTAPDIHLGHTVVLNKLRQFQDAGHQVVLIIGDYTARVGDPSGRSDQRPVLSPEQIDANAATFQDQAFRVLDRERTEIRFNSEWLRMEPDELFGLMARVTVARLLERDDFQKRMAAAEPISALELLYPLLQGYDSVAIKADVELGGTDQKFNLLFGRDVQNSFGIAPQSVMTMPILPGTDGVRRMSKSTGNYIGVTDPPPEMFGKVMSVPDTCLPEYWSLLLGESAPGDLDPNQSKRTLAKRLVDRFHGAGEGADAEEAFNRVFVRREMPREIEEYRLADTGEVHLPAILADAFGVSRSEARRLLVQGGVRRDGEVLSGEVLDLPAAELDGRVLQMGKRRFRRFSQPS